One genomic window of Ilyobacter polytropus DSM 2926 includes the following:
- a CDS encoding APC family permease: MEDKLKGRYGFPVAFSMVVGVVIGIGIFFKAKPVLIASGLHPKIAISAWILGGTISILSGLTAAEIGAAVPETGGIIAWIRRVYGDKVAFLVGWTQAIVYTPAIVALIAYYFAFFTTQFLGVEAGPKYMLPLSAGALVLVFAVNTFTQRAGGIIQALATGAKIIPLAAITIFGFMSNNNSAGIFYTSTEAVSTKPPILLLGMALVPVMFAFDGWIYVGTISGDLKNVKKDLPKAIIFGLGFITIIYVALNIGLLKVFSADELVNQGMFGVAQNLFGNYGAKVIFLGIMISSFGGLNGFSLISTRVPYSLAIEGHFPAKNYFSKVEEKSNQPMRSAGLMFILSMVYLIAMFITGNPDVFGDIPVAIFWLFYSMVFLGVIILRKREPELERPYKVPLYPVVPILAILGGVSIGVYAAISNPKYMLISLLATLSGLLFYKK; this comes from the coding sequence ATGGAAGATAAACTAAAGGGAAGGTACGGCTTTCCAGTTGCTTTTTCAATGGTAGTAGGAGTAGTAATCGGTATAGGAATATTTTTCAAGGCGAAACCTGTTCTTATAGCATCGGGGCTTCACCCAAAAATCGCAATTTCTGCATGGATCTTGGGTGGGACTATCTCTATTCTCTCTGGGCTAACAGCGGCAGAGATCGGAGCGGCAGTTCCCGAAACAGGTGGAATCATTGCCTGGATAAGAAGGGTTTACGGGGATAAGGTGGCGTTTCTCGTTGGATGGACTCAGGCTATAGTATACACCCCTGCAATAGTGGCTCTCATAGCCTATTATTTTGCATTTTTCACCACACAGTTTTTAGGAGTAGAAGCTGGTCCTAAATATATGCTTCCCCTGTCAGCAGGAGCACTGGTACTTGTCTTTGCTGTAAACACTTTTACACAAAGAGCAGGTGGAATAATCCAGGCCCTGGCAACAGGAGCCAAAATAATCCCTCTGGCGGCAATAACCATATTCGGATTCATGTCAAACAACAACAGTGCCGGGATTTTTTATACATCTACAGAGGCAGTTTCTACAAAACCTCCTATTCTTCTTTTGGGTATGGCGTTGGTACCTGTGATGTTTGCCTTTGACGGCTGGATCTACGTGGGAACAATCTCAGGAGATTTGAAAAATGTAAAAAAAGACCTTCCAAAGGCCATTATATTCGGTCTTGGATTTATTACCATAATATATGTAGCTTTAAACATCGGACTTCTCAAGGTTTTCTCTGCAGATGAACTTGTAAACCAGGGTATGTTTGGAGTTGCTCAGAATTTATTTGGAAATTACGGTGCCAAGGTTATATTCCTAGGAATAATGATCTCCTCTTTCGGAGGACTAAACGGTTTCTCCCTTATATCTACGAGAGTCCCTTACTCTCTGGCTATAGAGGGGCATTTCCCGGCAAAGAATTATTTCTCCAAGGTAGAGGAAAAAAGCAACCAGCCTATGAGATCAGCAGGACTTATGTTTATACTCTCTATGGTTTATCTGATAGCTATGTTTATTACTGGGAATCCCGATGTATTTGGTGATATACCGGTGGCAATATTCTGGTTGTTCTACTCTATGGTATTTTTAGGGGTAATCATCCTTAGAAAAAGAGAGCCTGAATTAGAAAGACCTTATAAGGTTCCCCTATACCCTGTGGTTCCCATCCTAGCAATTCTAGGGGGAGTATCCATCGGAGTATATGCCGCCATCAGCAACCCTAAATATATGCTTATCTCTCTATTAGCTACCCTTTCAGGGCTGCTCTTCTATAAGAAATAG
- a CDS encoding Gfo/Idh/MocA family protein, protein MIRFGVIGTNFITDSFIEAGKKLANFKVKAVYSRTSERALTFAEKHSIDNTFTDISEMASSKEIDAVYVASPNSLHCSQAIEIMKAGKHVLCEKAMGTTSKEVEKMIKTAQENNVLLMEAMKTTYLPNFKVIEENIPRIGKVRKFYGNYCQYSSRYDKFKKGEILNAFNPKFGGGALMDIGIYLVYVDLKLFGKPEEVKCISNILSSGIDGEGSLLLKHKTSTSVLSYSKITDSDAPSEIQGDLGNIIIDDISRGGSVKLVLRDGTIENLTLDQEENLLCYEIDEFISLAMKGKKESKRNSHRLAQKVANVLEEAREQSGIIFGQELHE, encoded by the coding sequence ATGATTAGATTTGGAGTAATAGGGACTAATTTTATAACAGATTCTTTTATAGAGGCGGGGAAAAAACTTGCAAATTTTAAAGTGAAGGCAGTTTATTCGAGAACATCAGAGCGAGCACTGACCTTTGCCGAAAAACACAGTATAGACAATACCTTTACAGATATAAGTGAGATGGCTTCTAGCAAAGAGATAGATGCTGTCTATGTGGCAAGTCCCAATTCTCTGCACTGCAGTCAGGCAATAGAGATAATGAAGGCCGGGAAGCACGTCCTGTGTGAGAAAGCAATGGGAACAACTTCTAAAGAAGTAGAAAAAATGATAAAAACAGCTCAGGAAAATAATGTACTTTTGATGGAGGCTATGAAAACGACATACCTTCCGAATTTTAAGGTTATAGAGGAAAATATTCCTAGGATAGGGAAGGTGAGAAAATTTTACGGAAATTATTGTCAGTATTCCTCAAGGTATGATAAATTTAAAAAGGGAGAAATTTTAAATGCCTTTAATCCAAAATTCGGAGGAGGCGCCCTTATGGATATAGGGATATATCTTGTGTATGTGGATCTCAAGCTCTTTGGAAAACCGGAAGAGGTAAAGTGTATCTCAAATATTCTTTCATCGGGAATTGACGGTGAGGGAAGCCTTCTCTTGAAGCACAAAACATCTACCTCTGTTCTTTCTTATTCAAAAATAACAGATTCTGATGCTCCTAGTGAGATACAGGGAGATCTGGGGAATATAATCATTGATGACATCTCAAGGGGAGGATCTGTGAAGCTGGTTTTACGAGACGGTACAATTGAGAATCTTACATTGGACCAGGAAGAAAATTTACTCTGTTATGAAATAGATGAGTTTATTTCCCTTGCTATGAAGGGTAAAAAAGAGTCTAAAAGAAATTCCCACCGTCTTGCTCAGAAGGTTGCAAATGTTTTGGAAGAGGCGAGGGAGCAGTCGGGAATAATTTTTGGTCAAGAATTGCACGAATAG
- a CDS encoding adenine deaminase, whose amino-acid sequence MELDLIIKNVQVYNSYLKKFIHGDVAILDGKFLYIGNVSQVQDEELKAKKVIDGHSKYMIPGLIDIHMHVESSMTTPFQFSQGVVPHGVTTLVADPHEMANVFGVDGIREMINNSKNSTVDFFYGIPSSVPSTNKELETTGASIKAEDVEKLLDIEDVCCLGEVMNFKDLVGDQESTINKIIQKIKNKKSHMRIEGHCPKISGLDLAKFIYQGVDADHTQQTPASLEEKIKNGMFMEIQEKSMTEENINFLVENELYEHFCLVTDDTMADKLVKGHLNKLVKKAISMGVPKEMAVYVSTYTPARRMLLDDRGSIAPGKIADFVLLESIEEFHIEKVYKNGKLIFDGKVKYKESEKKFPEKFYNSIKLNFLKETDFQVQAPIEGGLVKCRAIEVIPESTFTIEKETTLNVENNKLQWEKSDYCLISVFDRYGKSKNQSFGLVTGSIIKKGAIATSYAHDHHNLMVMGRNAKDMVTASNWIIENGGGYCVIKDGKIIAGVELPIGGIISDERIDLLAEKVKTVSDCMSKLGYVHHNKLMSFSTLSLPVSPSLKISDKGLIDVVKQEIVPLFYKGL is encoded by the coding sequence ATGGAGCTGGATTTAATAATAAAAAATGTACAGGTTTATAATTCTTATCTGAAAAAATTTATTCACGGAGATGTAGCCATATTAGATGGCAAGTTTTTATATATCGGAAACGTTTCTCAAGTGCAAGATGAAGAATTAAAAGCTAAAAAAGTTATTGACGGGCATTCTAAATATATGATCCCGGGACTTATAGATATTCATATGCATGTAGAAAGCTCTATGACAACTCCTTTTCAGTTTTCTCAGGGAGTTGTTCCCCACGGGGTTACCACGCTAGTTGCCGATCCTCACGAAATGGCAAATGTTTTTGGCGTGGACGGTATAAGAGAAATGATCAATAATTCTAAAAATAGTACCGTAGATTTTTTTTACGGCATCCCCAGTTCGGTACCCTCTACAAACAAGGAACTAGAAACCACAGGAGCCAGTATAAAGGCAGAAGATGTGGAAAAACTCCTGGATATAGAGGATGTATGCTGTCTGGGAGAGGTTATGAATTTCAAGGATTTAGTTGGTGATCAAGAGTCCACCATCAATAAAATAATTCAAAAAATAAAAAATAAAAAATCTCACATGAGAATAGAGGGGCACTGCCCAAAAATATCCGGTTTAGACTTGGCTAAATTTATTTATCAGGGAGTTGATGCTGATCATACTCAGCAAACACCGGCTTCTCTCGAGGAAAAAATTAAAAATGGAATGTTTATGGAGATTCAGGAAAAATCCATGACAGAAGAAAATATAAACTTTCTTGTTGAAAATGAGTTATATGAACATTTCTGTCTTGTGACAGACGATACTATGGCCGACAAACTTGTGAAAGGACATCTAAATAAGCTTGTAAAAAAGGCAATCAGTATGGGAGTTCCTAAAGAGATGGCAGTATACGTAAGCACATATACTCCTGCAAGGAGAATGCTATTAGACGACCGAGGAAGTATCGCTCCAGGAAAAATCGCAGATTTTGTACTTTTAGAAAGTATAGAGGAGTTTCATATTGAAAAAGTATATAAAAACGGTAAATTGATATTTGACGGTAAGGTGAAATACAAAGAATCAGAAAAAAAATTCCCAGAAAAATTTTATAACAGTATAAAATTAAATTTTTTAAAAGAAACAGATTTTCAAGTACAGGCTCCTATAGAAGGTGGTCTGGTGAAATGCAGAGCAATAGAAGTGATACCTGAAAGCACCTTTACAATCGAGAAAGAAACTACTCTCAATGTAGAAAATAATAAGTTACAGTGGGAAAAGTCTGATTATTGTCTGATATCGGTGTTTGACAGATACGGAAAAAGTAAAAATCAATCTTTTGGATTAGTGACGGGAAGTATAATAAAAAAAGGTGCCATTGCCACTAGCTATGCTCACGATCACCATAATCTTATGGTCATGGGTAGAAATGCAAAGGACATGGTAACTGCTTCTAACTGGATCATTGAAAACGGTGGAGGCTACTGTGTAATTAAGGACGGAAAGATTATTGCCGGTGTAGAGCTTCCTATAGGGGGTATCATATCAGATGAAAGAATCGATCTGCTGGCAGAAAAGGTAAAAACTGTAAGTGACTGCATGAGTAAATTGGGCTATGTTCATCACAATAAATTAATGTCTTTTAGTACTCTTTCTCTACCAGTTAGTCCAAGCCTAAAAATATCCGATAAAGGATTAATTGATGTTGTTAAACAGGAAATAGTCCCTTTATTTTACAAGGGTTTATAA
- a CDS encoding pilus assembly FimT family protein, with translation MKRKGFNLIEMIIVGAIIGLVFLLTAPLVKSFGMVNERIRVQNEVDREFAVVSKFIKKQVRSGKNTRENEKLTYTKSDGSEKTIDGVGYSKVFETETDFVNFSDLYYDDLKKKDDDKEGNVLFVEIPSESGSKYAFFVFKEDENQKGQLIYTEVDEDATDFGLVAEEVLMENVSSASFELSSEGVVTFSIDLDVGEFEGKIKDSIRESAVSRIDLKI, from the coding sequence ATGAAAAGAAAAGGCTTTAACCTCATAGAGATGATAATAGTTGGAGCTATAATAGGATTGGTGTTTCTCCTTACAGCACCACTTGTAAAGAGCTTCGGGATGGTAAATGAAAGAATAAGAGTCCAGAATGAGGTGGACAGAGAGTTTGCCGTAGTGAGCAAATTTATAAAAAAACAGGTGAGGTCTGGAAAAAATACCAGAGAAAATGAGAAGCTGACCTACACTAAAAGTGACGGTAGTGAAAAAACAATCGATGGAGTAGGATACTCTAAAGTATTTGAAACGGAAACGGATTTTGTAAATTTCAGCGATCTCTACTATGATGATCTAAAAAAGAAGGATGACGACAAAGAAGGCAATGTACTTTTCGTAGAGATACCAAGTGAAAGCGGTTCAAAATATGCATTTTTTGTTTTTAAAGAGGATGAAAATCAAAAAGGTCAACTTATATACACAGAGGTAGACGAAGATGCTACTGACTTCGGTTTAGTGGCTGAAGAGGTCTTGATGGAAAATGTATCGAGTGCAAGCTTTGAACTGAGTTCAGAGGGAGTAGTTACTTTTTCTATAGATTTAGATGTGGGAGAATTTGAAGGGAAAATCAAAGATTCTATAAGGGAGTCTGCTGTGAGCAGAATAGACCTGAAAATATAG
- a CDS encoding zinc ribbon-containing protein yields the protein MPIAGEKIKKGIYQCVICGFQIEIENEEELDLCPLCEGARFQEV from the coding sequence ATGCCTATAGCAGGAGAAAAGATAAAAAAAGGAATATATCAATGCGTTATCTGTGGATTTCAGATAGAAATAGAAAACGAAGAAGAATTGGATCTTTGCCCTTTATGTGAAGGTGCCAGATTTCAAGAAGTATAG
- a CDS encoding type IV pilus modification PilV family protein → MNKKGSVLIECLIAIVIFLIGIVPITNFTISSLSIDRRSNEIEEAARITTTVIDYIKSEGYDTILAKNYWGTDTYKIASGSVQIDSDNNKSNEILGSSFDLEGRGIDLEDAELTISVMKSDLVLDTTETYTNPVTSVASNVLFGSSGLSEEQFIYGRVTLKYESLKNGSGEKTYGQNFILAPIENRK, encoded by the coding sequence ATGAATAAAAAGGGTTCTGTGCTTATAGAGTGTCTTATTGCTATAGTAATATTTTTGATAGGGATAGTGCCGATAACTAACTTCACAATTAGTTCACTTAGTATAGACAGAAGGTCTAACGAGATAGAGGAGGCGGCACGTATAACTACCACTGTTATAGATTATATAAAATCTGAAGGCTATGACACTATTCTTGCAAAAAATTATTGGGGCACAGATACATATAAAATAGCCAGTGGTTCTGTTCAGATAGACTCTGATAATAATAAAAGTAATGAGATCTTGGGCAGTTCTTTTGACCTGGAAGGCCGTGGAATAGACCTGGAGGATGCAGAACTTACCATATCAGTCATGAAATCAGACCTGGTTTTGGATACGACTGAAACTTATACCAACCCTGTTACTAGTGTGGCATCTAATGTTTTGTTTGGAAGCAGTGGTCTTTCAGAGGAACAGTTTATATACGGCAGGGTTACTTTGAAATATGAATCACTAAAAAATGGTTCCGGAGAGAAAACATACGGCCAAAATTTCATCTTGGCACCTATAGAAAACAGAAAATAA
- a CDS encoding type IV pilus modification PilV family protein, whose protein sequence is MKRKGSVLIECLIAIVIFLIGMIPITRFTINSLCMDRRSAEIEEAARIATTIIDYVKSKGYTTVVANASWDTDKYYAESHTITDGETDTGDLLDSTLTLEGRGIDLEDAEFTISMMETNLELVTEDTYTNPVTNSTASDVIFGTGGLLEDQPVYGTVTLTYQSSKSTEEEIREYSENFILVPMENLN, encoded by the coding sequence ATGAAAAGAAAAGGTTCTGTGCTGATAGAATGTTTAATTGCCATTGTGATATTTCTTATTGGAATGATTCCCATAACAAGGTTTACTATAAATTCCCTATGCATGGACAGAAGGTCTGCTGAGATTGAAGAGGCTGCAAGAATTGCAACAACCATAATAGATTATGTAAAATCCAAGGGATATACAACTGTTGTTGCTAATGCCAGTTGGGATACAGATAAATACTATGCAGAAAGCCATACAATAACAGATGGTGAAACTGATACAGGAGATCTTTTAGACAGTACTTTGACACTAGAGGGGCGAGGGATAGATCTGGAAGATGCAGAATTTACTATATCTATGATGGAAACAAACCTAGAGCTGGTTACAGAGGACACTTATACAAATCCTGTTACCAATTCAACTGCATCAGATGTAATCTTTGGAACCGGTGGTCTGTTAGAAGATCAACCAGTATACGGGACTGTCACACTGACATACCAGTCCAGTAAATCCACAGAAGAAGAGATCAGGGAATATAGCGAGAACTTCATTTTAGTTCCCATGGAAAACTTAAATTAA
- a CDS encoding prepilin-type N-terminal cleavage/methylation domain-containing protein, producing MKKKGYTAIELVIVVAIILVVTGIGGLSMLKAIKRNDYNKMLSIIPKAIFVETNKAFEEGESKTITLDLSSKSIETEDGDKSLPENYTYSVGNVTRSSLSDTGTYSGLIASTSVDFDIDSEGKINNIKLDGTTYMDGSDPKEFNSKDHPSILVKIDGESFCRIDIISSLYITPKIKVYKPDGSDWILDSRI from the coding sequence ATGAAAAAAAAGGGATATACGGCGATAGAGTTGGTGATTGTGGTTGCCATAATACTAGTGGTAACAGGGATCGGAGGACTATCTATGTTAAAGGCCATAAAGAGAAATGATTATAATAAGATGCTGTCTATCATCCCAAAGGCTATATTTGTAGAAACAAACAAGGCATTTGAAGAGGGGGAGAGCAAAACCATTACACTGGATCTGAGCTCAAAGTCTATAGAGACTGAGGATGGTGATAAATCTCTTCCTGAAAATTACACTTATTCTGTGGGAAATGTTACCAGGTCAAGCTTAAGTGATACAGGTACATATTCTGGTTTAATTGCCAGTACAAGTGTTGATTTTGACATTGACTCAGAGGGGAAGATAAACAATATAAAATTAGATGGGACAACATACATGGATGGATCAGACCCGAAAGAATTTAACAGCAAGGATCACCCTTCTATACTAGTGAAAATCGACGGTGAGTCATTCTGTAGGATTGATATAATCTCCTCTTTGTATATAACTCCCAAAATAAAGGTTTATAAACCTGACGGTTCTGACTGGATTCTTGATTCAAGAATTTAG
- a CDS encoding patatin-like phospholipase family protein, which translates to MKGIGLVLEGGGLRGMYTAGVLDFFLEKNLEFNYAVGVSAGAIYPASYVSKQKKRNFYTQMKYLNDKRYMGLKYLLTTGSYINIDFTYRKMAYELVPFDFHAFMNSKVDFKIGAFNCRTGKTDYFSNEDFLSKEKVLEILIASGSLPFISKEVFIEGEPYLDGGIASPIPIKKSIEDGNCKHVAILTQDTSYEKRPLRYRGMTKIFYRKYPKVASALINRHKVYNESIKILEKLEKSGDVYVIRPDEKLNVARLETDLNKIKELYNLGIKDGEKHYEKLLKWIKK; encoded by the coding sequence GTGAAAGGTATAGGTTTGGTTCTTGAAGGAGGAGGTTTGAGAGGTATGTATACTGCAGGGGTTTTAGATTTTTTCTTAGAGAAAAATCTGGAATTCAACTATGCTGTGGGAGTATCTGCAGGTGCAATATATCCAGCCTCATATGTATCCAAACAAAAGAAAAGAAATTTCTATACCCAGATGAAATATCTAAATGACAAGAGATATATGGGTCTGAAATATCTGTTGACTACAGGGAGCTATATAAATATAGACTTTACCTATAGAAAAATGGCCTATGAGCTGGTTCCCTTTGATTTTCATGCTTTTATGAATTCCAAAGTTGATTTCAAGATAGGGGCCTTTAACTGCAGAACCGGGAAAACAGATTATTTTTCCAATGAGGATTTTCTGAGTAAAGAAAAAGTCTTGGAAATATTAATTGCTTCGGGAAGTCTTCCTTTTATCTCAAAAGAGGTCTTTATAGAGGGGGAGCCTTATCTTGACGGAGGAATAGCCAGTCCCATTCCCATCAAGAAATCTATAGAAGACGGGAACTGTAAGCACGTTGCTATTTTGACTCAGGACACCTCCTATGAGAAAAGGCCACTCAGGTATAGGGGCATGACCAAGATTTTTTACAGAAAATATCCCAAAGTTGCCTCGGCCCTCATAAACAGACATAAGGTCTATAATGAATCCATTAAAATACTGGAAAAACTTGAAAAATCAGGTGATGTCTATGTGATCAGACCAGATGAAAAATTGAATGTTGCAAGATTGGAAACAGATTTAAATAAAATAAAAGAACTGTATAATCTAGGGATTAAAGACGGTGAAAAGCACTATGAAAAGCTTCTGAAATGGATAAAAAAATAA
- a CDS encoding amidohydrolase, which translates to MVSMIIKNINILTMNKDKDIIENGVLVIKDNLIFDIGDKTLLAKYSCDNIIDGKNGIMIPGMINTHTHTSMVVFRSLADDVQDRLKRYLFPLEKMLVDKELVYLGAKYGIMEMLLGGVTTFTDMYYYEDQVARAAKEFGIRGVLGETIVDFPSPDSNEPYGGLEYSKWFIEKWIDDKLITPAVAPHAIYTNDTEALQKTAELSKKYNIPMMMHVAEMDYEFEECEKKYNMTPVEYLDSIGVLSERFISAHSILVTEKDIELLNKKSVGISHNMGANSKGAKGVAPISAMYKKNMKIGLGTDGPMSGNTLDILTQMPLVGKIHKLFNQDRSIFPAKEILELATIGGARVLNLDHEIGSIEIGKKADLVLFETDSINMQPIYDFYSVLVYSSNPGNVDTVIVDGEILVKNKKLFQEKNNPEKIIENLKSIKNKILETANKL; encoded by the coding sequence ATGGTTTCAATGATTATAAAAAATATCAATATCCTCACCATGAATAAAGATAAAGATATTATAGAAAATGGAGTCTTAGTAATCAAGGATAATCTTATATTTGATATCGGTGACAAAACTCTTCTAGCAAAATATTCATGTGATAATATTATTGACGGAAAAAACGGAATTATGATTCCTGGAATGATAAATACTCATACTCATACTTCTATGGTTGTATTTAGAAGTCTTGCAGACGATGTCCAGGACCGCCTTAAGAGGTACTTATTTCCTTTGGAAAAAATGCTGGTTGATAAGGAGTTGGTATATCTAGGAGCAAAATACGGAATTATGGAGATGCTCTTGGGCGGTGTAACTACTTTTACAGATATGTATTATTATGAAGACCAGGTTGCCAGGGCAGCAAAAGAGTTTGGTATAAGAGGGGTACTAGGAGAAACCATCGTTGATTTCCCTTCTCCCGACTCAAATGAACCCTATGGGGGACTTGAATATAGCAAATGGTTTATAGAAAAATGGATAGATGACAAACTCATAACTCCCGCAGTGGCTCCACATGCTATTTATACCAATGACACAGAGGCTTTACAAAAGACTGCTGAATTATCAAAAAAATATAACATCCCTATGATGATGCATGTTGCAGAGATGGACTATGAGTTTGAAGAATGTGAAAAAAAATATAATATGACGCCGGTAGAATATCTAGACAGTATAGGGGTACTTAGTGAAAGATTTATTTCTGCTCACTCAATACTGGTAACAGAAAAAGATATCGAATTACTGAACAAAAAAAGTGTTGGAATTTCACATAATATGGGAGCAAATTCCAAAGGCGCCAAAGGGGTTGCCCCAATTTCAGCTATGTATAAAAAAAATATGAAGATCGGTCTAGGAACAGACGGACCAATGAGTGGTAACACTTTAGATATTCTGACCCAGATGCCCTTGGTAGGAAAAATACACAAACTCTTTAATCAAGATCGTAGCATATTTCCCGCCAAAGAAATTTTGGAATTGGCCACAATAGGAGGTGCCAGAGTATTAAATTTAGATCATGAGATCGGTTCTATAGAAATTGGTAAAAAAGCAGATTTGGTTTTATTTGAAACAGATTCCATAAACATGCAGCCGATTTATGACTTTTATTCTGTTTTGGTATACTCTTCAAACCCTGGTAATGTTGATACAGTTATAGTTGATGGTGAAATCTTGGTAAAAAATAAAAAACTATTCCAAGAAAAAAATAATCCTGAAAAGATAATAGAAAATTTAAAATCCATTAAAAATAAGATACTAGAAACAGCAAATAAATTATAA
- a CDS encoding prepilin-type N-terminal cleavage/methylation domain-containing protein, with amino-acid sequence MKKKGYTAIEFVVAIAILLVLAWIGGLSVIESIKRNDYNEMISIIPKAIFVETNKAFEEGEEKIITLDLTSKFIEAEEGEKYLPENYTYSVYSVTRDDDWSIGESSSSTDVTEKLTDSHSEVEFEVDDEGKINSVYYDGDDSSEDSGFYSKYHPSILVESDGEPFCRIDIISSLHITPKVKVYRPDGADSTIEDMKDPDKWILDSRI; translated from the coding sequence ATGAAAAAAAAGGGATATACTGCTATAGAATTTGTGGTTGCGATAGCAATACTTCTGGTCCTTGCATGGATAGGAGGACTTTCTGTTATAGAGTCTATAAAGAGAAATGATTATAATGAGATGATATCTATAATCCCCAAGGCTATATTTGTAGAAACAAACAAGGCCTTTGAAGAGGGAGAGGAAAAAATCATCACATTAGATTTGACTTCAAAGTTTATAGAGGCAGAGGAGGGGGAGAAATATCTTCCGGAAAATTATACTTATTCTGTGTACTCTGTAACCAGGGATGATGACTGGAGTATAGGGGAATCTTCTTCTAGCACAGATGTAACTGAGAAACTTACAGATTCTCATTCAGAGGTTGAATTTGAGGTAGATGATGAGGGTAAGATCAATTCTGTCTATTATGACGGTGATGATTCTTCTGAAGATTCAGGGTTTTACAGCAAATACCACCCCTCTATACTGGTGGAAAGCGACGGTGAGCCATTTTGCAGAATCGATATAATCTCCTCTTTGCATATAACTCCGAAGGTAAAGGTTTATAGGCCAGATGGTGCTGATTCGACTATAGAGGATATGAAAGACCCGGATAAGTGGATTCTTGATTCAAGGATTTAA
- a CDS encoding prepilin-type N-terminal cleavage/methylation domain-containing protein encodes MKRKGFNIIEMIIVVAIIGIVFSLTAPLVKSFGMVNERIRVQNEVDREFAVVSKFIKEEVRSARRTSKSLDVDVKYAAIFNLNGEDFDSFSDLILETELDEDTGTISALSTGSVLFLEIPYEDSEDGSDDDSKLVFLFFEDSQLRYIEDFDDSTEEILMENISDGSFELSTDGVVIFSIDLDVGDYEGKIKDSIRESAVSRIDLDI; translated from the coding sequence ATGAAAAGAAAAGGTTTTAATATCATAGAGATGATAATAGTAGTAGCAATAATAGGGATAGTGTTTTCACTGACAGCTCCTCTTGTAAAAAGCTTTGGAATGGTAAACGAAAGAATAAGAGTCCAAAACGAGGTGGACAGGGAGTTTGCAGTAGTCAGTAAATTCATAAAAGAAGAGGTGAGATCTGCAAGGAGGACATCAAAATCTCTAGATGTAGACGTAAAATACGCTGCAATTTTTAATTTAAATGGAGAGGATTTTGATAGTTTTAGTGATTTAATCCTTGAAACAGAACTAGATGAAGATACAGGCACGATAAGTGCTCTTAGCACAGGTTCGGTATTATTTTTAGAAATCCCCTATGAAGACTCTGAGGATGGCTCAGACGATGATTCTAAGCTGGTGTTTTTGTTTTTTGAAGATAGCCAGTTAAGATACATAGAAGATTTTGATGACAGCACAGAAGAGATACTCATGGAAAATATATCAGATGGAAGCTTTGAACTTAGCACAGATGGGGTAGTTATTTTTTCAATTGATTTAGACGTGGGAGATTATGAAGGGAAAATCAAAGATTCTATAAGGGAGTCTGCTGTGAGCAGGATAGACCTGGATATATAG